A genomic segment from Actinomadura hallensis encodes:
- a CDS encoding DUF2207 domain-containing protein produces MSALAPFCRIRKRVRKVVLTLSAAALLPVAVCPPAAASGPPQALPAAGPTAGLTAGQTAGFTAGQAASAQVAQGRVLKDDAVLTAGQDGVVRVKETIVYRFAGERGFERTFPTRDHESMTEDRVHRISNLRASSPDGGPTKVTSTSKDTRTTVEVTGDRELTGDHTVVLEYEVRGAITQAGRQEELRWPVIGGWKVPVDEARATVDAGAAIQSVNCFTGPLTSTIGCTQYYMNHAHTQGVYAQQGMLPGEYLTVVAGFPPGTTGGEAIYERRHTIATAFSVNAVTGSVLVGLLILLVGGVIALYLLRGRDARVVGKKAAEGDHPPVSGTEFEPPDGVRPGQIGTLIDEQADVIDVTATIVDLAVRGYLLIEEEDKAVTGRLDWTLRRLDRPVVDLLPYERTLLDALLTAPDGSPRDAVKLSELGGTFATKLAQVRSAMYDDVVKQGWFARRPDTVRSRWTVAGIILTLVGIAGTVALALTTEWALAGLAVIIAGAALAYGGQYMPAKTARGSTVLAHTIGFRAFLERGVIPEGEEMASRQRIALFSRFLPYAVVFDTVPKWAETVKDAGERAEGADNLYWYEGPAEWDLSQFAESMRAFTLATSGSISQSRGL; encoded by the coding sequence ATGTCTGCTCTTGCGCCGTTCTGCCGGATACGGAAGCGGGTACGGAAGGTCGTCCTGACCCTGTCGGCCGCGGCCCTGCTGCCGGTGGCGGTCTGCCCGCCCGCGGCCGCGTCCGGTCCTCCGCAGGCCCTCCCGGCGGCGGGTCCCACGGCGGGGCTCACGGCAGGGCAGACGGCGGGGTTCACGGCGGGGCAGGCCGCGTCGGCGCAGGTGGCGCAGGGGCGGGTCCTGAAGGACGACGCCGTTCTCACCGCGGGTCAGGACGGTGTGGTCCGGGTCAAGGAGACCATCGTCTACCGGTTCGCCGGCGAGCGGGGCTTCGAGCGGACGTTCCCGACCCGCGACCACGAGAGCATGACCGAGGACCGCGTCCACCGGATCTCGAACCTGCGGGCGAGCAGCCCCGACGGCGGCCCCACGAAGGTCACCTCGACGAGCAAGGACACCCGCACGACGGTCGAGGTCACCGGCGACCGGGAGCTGACCGGCGACCACACCGTCGTCCTGGAGTACGAGGTGCGCGGCGCGATCACGCAGGCGGGGCGGCAGGAGGAGCTGCGCTGGCCGGTGATCGGCGGCTGGAAGGTCCCGGTGGACGAGGCGCGCGCCACCGTGGACGCCGGCGCGGCGATCCAGAGCGTCAACTGCTTCACCGGGCCGCTCACCAGCACCATCGGCTGCACGCAGTACTACATGAACCACGCCCACACGCAGGGCGTCTACGCCCAGCAGGGCATGCTGCCGGGCGAGTACCTCACGGTCGTCGCGGGCTTCCCGCCCGGCACGACCGGCGGGGAGGCCATCTACGAGCGGCGGCACACGATCGCGACCGCGTTCTCCGTCAACGCCGTCACCGGTTCCGTGCTGGTGGGGCTGCTGATCCTGCTCGTCGGCGGCGTCATCGCCCTCTATCTGCTGCGCGGCCGCGACGCCCGCGTCGTCGGCAAGAAGGCGGCGGAGGGCGACCACCCGCCGGTGTCGGGGACGGAGTTCGAGCCGCCGGACGGGGTGCGTCCCGGCCAGATCGGCACGCTGATCGACGAGCAGGCCGACGTGATCGACGTGACCGCGACGATCGTCGACCTGGCCGTCCGCGGCTACCTGCTGATCGAGGAGGAGGACAAGGCCGTCACCGGCCGTCTCGACTGGACGCTGCGCAGGCTGGACCGTCCCGTCGTCGACCTGCTCCCCTACGAGCGGACCCTGCTGGACGCGCTGCTCACCGCCCCCGACGGGTCGCCCCGCGACGCCGTCAAGCTGTCGGAGCTCGGCGGGACGTTCGCGACGAAGCTCGCGCAGGTCAGGTCCGCGATGTACGACGACGTGGTGAAGCAGGGGTGGTTCGCGCGCCGTCCCGACACGGTGCGGTCCCGCTGGACGGTAGCGGGGATCATCCTCACCCTCGTCGGCATCGCGGGGACCGTCGCGCTGGCGCTCACCACCGAATGGGCCCTCGCCGGCCTCGCCGTGATCATCGCGGGCGCGGCGCTGGCGTACGGCGGGCAGTACATGCCCGCGAAGACGGCGCGCGGCTCGACCGTCCTCGCGCACACCATCGGTTTCCGGGCGTTCCTGGAACGCGGCGTCATCCCCGAGGGCGAGGAGATGGCGTCCCGGCAGCGGATCGCGCTGTTCTCACGGTTCCTGCCGTACGCGGTGGTGTTCGACACCGTCCCCAAGTGGGCGGAGACGGTCAAGGACGCGGGCGAACGCGCCGAGGGCGCGGACAACCTCTACTGGTACGAGGGCCCCGCCGAGTGGGACCTGTCGCAGTTCGCCGAGTCGATGCGCGCCTTCACCCTCGCCACCTCGGGCTCCATCTCCCAGTCCCGCGGACTGTGA
- a CDS encoding neutral zinc metallopeptidase, whose translation MAGQYPPPPPPPGRPPASPYGRPPYGPPGHGPPVYGPPPGRPPGWFPGRPAGPPSPYRYVPVRPPRRRSAGGTIAGIFGALTSLAVVAILGATFLVEQSGASTARPPVTSGGGGGAAREQALNSRLYRTGPLTPVNCRVPGIQPSTHSMRRFMNVLSDCLDRSWSRQFGKAGIRFREPGRVFWDRPGRSPCGSYPAPGASAFYCPANDTMYVGVRHVVETSGGEPLSNWAVYARVIAHEYGHHVQNRAGILLYGNRLMDTPDIDRRNEASRRIELQAQCFAGAFLGAERVTLPMTQQQFDAMIRDVRGRGDERLPPEKRDHGSGRNYAGWVVAGYEGRRLAVCNTWTVSSSRVN comes from the coding sequence ATGGCTGGTCAGTACCCTCCGCCACCCCCTCCTCCGGGGCGGCCCCCGGCGTCGCCGTACGGCCGTCCCCCCTACGGCCCGCCGGGTCATGGGCCGCCCGTCTACGGGCCCCCTCCCGGCAGGCCGCCGGGCTGGTTCCCCGGCCGTCCGGCCGGGCCGCCGTCGCCGTACCGGTACGTCCCCGTGCGTCCGCCGCGGCGCCGCAGCGCGGGAGGGACGATCGCCGGCATCTTCGGCGCCCTCACGTCCCTGGCCGTCGTCGCCATCCTCGGGGCGACGTTCCTCGTGGAGCAGAGCGGGGCCAGCACCGCCCGTCCGCCCGTCACGTCCGGCGGGGGCGGGGGCGCCGCCCGGGAACAGGCCCTCAACAGCAGGCTCTACAGGACCGGCCCGCTGACGCCGGTGAACTGCCGCGTCCCCGGCATCCAGCCGAGCACCCACTCCATGCGCCGGTTCATGAACGTGCTCAGCGACTGCCTGGACAGGTCGTGGTCCCGGCAGTTCGGCAAGGCGGGCATCAGGTTCCGCGAACCCGGCCGCGTGTTCTGGGACCGGCCCGGACGCAGCCCCTGCGGCTCCTACCCCGCGCCGGGCGCGTCCGCGTTCTACTGCCCCGCCAACGACACGATGTACGTGGGGGTGCGGCACGTCGTGGAGACGTCCGGCGGGGAGCCGCTGTCCAACTGGGCGGTGTACGCGCGGGTCATCGCGCACGAGTACGGCCACCACGTGCAGAACCGCGCCGGGATCCTGCTCTACGGGAACCGGCTGATGGACACCCCCGACATCGACCGCCGCAACGAGGCGAGCCGCCGCATCGAACTGCAGGCGCAGTGCTTCGCCGGGGCGTTCCTGGGCGCGGAGCGGGTCACGCTTCCGATGACGCAGCAGCAGTTCGACGCCATGATCCGCGACGTGCGGGGACGCGGCGACGAGCGGCTGCCGCCCGAGAAGCGGGACCACGGCTCCGGACGCAACTACGCGGGCTGGGTCGTCGCGGGCTACGAGGGCCGCCGCCTGGCCGTCTGCAACACCTGGACGGTCTCGTCGTCCAGAGTCAACTGA
- a CDS encoding helix-turn-helix domain-containing protein produces MASSKVGSIGEYIREQRTRAKISLRQLADVSGISNPYLSQIERGLRKPSAEILQQIARGLRISAEALYVQAGILEDREADTDVQAAVRDDLLLTERQKQVLLDIYASFLRENELAGVFPAERTGGGRDEPRDGRPEDGRPEGKATGRKATGDKTAGDKTAGPASNGSDGPERAMPNKSAKRSAHQSAKQAAQRTQSEQDGKEEVG; encoded by the coding sequence ATGGCAAGTTCGAAGGTCGGCTCCATCGGGGAGTACATCCGCGAGCAGCGGACGCGCGCGAAGATCTCGCTGCGTCAGCTCGCGGACGTGTCCGGGATTTCCAACCCGTACCTGAGCCAGATCGAGCGCGGGCTGCGCAAGCCGAGCGCCGAGATCCTCCAGCAGATCGCCAGGGGCCTGCGGATCTCGGCCGAGGCGCTGTACGTGCAGGCCGGGATCCTCGAAGACCGCGAGGCCGACACGGACGTGCAGGCCGCCGTCCGGGACGACCTGCTCCTCACCGAACGGCAGAAGCAGGTCCTGCTCGACATCTACGCCTCGTTCCTCAGGGAGAACGAGCTGGCCGGCGTGTTCCCGGCCGAGCGCACCGGCGGCGGACGCGACGAGCCCCGAGACGGTCGGCCCGAAGACGGTCGGCCCGAAGGAAAGGCGACCGGGCGCAAGGCGACCGGTGACAAGACGGCCGGAGACAAGACGGCCGGGCCCGCCTCGAACGGATCGGACGGCCCCGAACGAGCCATGCCGAACAAGTCGGCGAAAAGGTCGGCGCATCAATCGGCGAAGCAAGCAGCACAGCGAACGCAGTCAGAACAGGACGGAAAGGAAGAGGTCGGATGA
- a CDS encoding DUF2516 family protein codes for MSGFNVLDYFFWLLLIIAFVMEAWALIDSLSVPEGAYAAAGKWRKKMWMIVLIVAAVVGGAHAVAPAALGIPPIGLLIGILPVAAFIAAAIYLADVRPAVAPYKKKNGRGDYRSGPYGPW; via the coding sequence ATGTCGGGCTTCAATGTCCTGGACTACTTCTTCTGGCTGCTGCTGATCATCGCGTTCGTGATGGAGGCGTGGGCGCTGATCGACTCGCTGTCCGTGCCCGAGGGCGCGTACGCGGCCGCCGGCAAGTGGCGCAAGAAAATGTGGATGATCGTCCTGATCGTCGCGGCGGTCGTGGGCGGCGCCCACGCGGTCGCGCCCGCCGCGCTCGGCATCCCCCCGATCGGCCTGCTGATCGGCATCCTCCCCGTCGCCGCGTTCATCGCCGCGGCGATCTACCTCGCCGACGTCCGCCCGGCCGTGGCGCCGTACAAGAAGAAGAACGGCCGCGGCGACTACCGATCGGGCCCCTACGGCCCCTGGTGA
- a CDS encoding alanyl-tRNA editing protein, whose translation MSGEIHGRTTRLELHDQELREWEAVVLDAQPDGIVLDRSAFYPGGGGQPPDHGVLLWQGVQTRIAGVRKGDDLVLIPVEGDPVPPVGTVVQGAIEDDRRTALMRTHSGLHLLCGVVFRDYGCLVTGGNMEPLTARMDFDLREVPPGFKQAVEDACNAEVEADRRIDVKTLPRDEAFQIPDIIRTATNLVPPEVQDVRIVDIVGLDTQADGGTHVASTKQIGRIRVAKVENKGRGFRRIRIQIEN comes from the coding sequence ATGAGCGGCGAGATCCACGGGCGCACCACCCGGCTGGAACTGCACGACCAAGAGCTGCGCGAGTGGGAGGCCGTCGTCCTGGACGCGCAGCCCGACGGGATCGTGCTCGACCGGTCGGCGTTCTACCCGGGCGGCGGCGGGCAGCCGCCCGACCACGGGGTCCTGCTCTGGCAGGGCGTGCAGACACGGATCGCCGGGGTCCGCAAGGGCGACGACCTGGTGCTCATCCCCGTGGAGGGCGACCCCGTCCCGCCCGTCGGCACCGTCGTCCAAGGGGCGATCGAGGACGACCGGCGCACCGCGCTGATGCGCACGCACTCGGGGCTGCACCTGCTCTGCGGCGTCGTCTTCCGCGACTACGGCTGCCTCGTGACGGGCGGCAACATGGAGCCGCTGACCGCCCGCATGGACTTCGACCTGCGCGAGGTCCCGCCCGGTTTCAAGCAGGCCGTCGAGGACGCGTGCAACGCCGAGGTCGAGGCCGACCGGCGCATCGACGTCAAGACCCTCCCGCGGGACGAGGCGTTCCAGATCCCCGACATCATCCGGACGGCCACGAACCTCGTACCGCCCGAAGTCCAGGACGTCCGCATCGTCGACATCGTCGGCCTCGACACCCAGGCCGACGGCGGCACCCACGTCGCCTCCACCAAGCAGATCGGCCGCATCAGAGTCGCCAAGGTGGAGAACAAGGGCCGCGGCTTCCGCCGCATCCGCATCCAGATCGAAAACTGA
- a CDS encoding TetR family transcriptional regulator, whose protein sequence is MRERKKRRTRQALATAALRLFAERGYEETTVAEIAAAADVSPRTFFSYFPSKEDVVFAEIDDRLAEVSEHLRRTPGETPMDTIRRAVIDVLEALVAEHGEYGAVQIALILERPTLRARALQRMTDAQEQIEALLRDLCPGIAEVDAVAASGIAIGGMQAVVAHCRREGYDPPSMRRALDRAVEIVEHGLVSVEALSRPTP, encoded by the coding sequence TTGCGGGAGCGCAAGAAGCGCCGGACCCGGCAGGCACTCGCGACCGCCGCGCTGCGCCTGTTCGCCGAACGCGGCTACGAGGAGACGACCGTAGCGGAGATCGCCGCAGCCGCGGACGTGTCGCCTCGCACGTTCTTCAGCTACTTCCCGTCCAAGGAGGACGTGGTCTTCGCCGAGATCGACGACCGGCTCGCCGAGGTGTCCGAGCACCTGCGCCGCACGCCGGGCGAGACGCCGATGGACACGATCCGGCGCGCGGTCATCGACGTCCTGGAGGCGCTCGTCGCCGAGCACGGTGAGTACGGCGCGGTCCAGATCGCGCTGATTTTGGAGCGTCCCACACTGCGGGCGCGGGCGTTGCAGCGGATGACGGACGCCCAGGAGCAGATCGAGGCTTTGCTGCGCGACCTGTGCCCCGGCATCGCGGAGGTCGACGCGGTCGCCGCGTCCGGCATCGCGATCGGGGGGATGCAGGCCGTGGTGGCGCACTGCCGCCGCGAAGGCTACGACCCGCCCTCGATGCGCAGGGCCCTCGACCGCGCCGTGGAGATCGTCGAACACGGCCTCGTCTCAGTCGAAGCCCTCTCGCGCCCGACCCCCTAG
- a CDS encoding MMPL family transporter — protein MRRRRAVFELWAVAILGACVLGFTHGGMFVQQASLPGTETQNAIDTLAEDFPAMTGPTATVVFHETPEAEPADWRVALAIGEAIDNISKLDRVAFVENPYVQGMGGLKSDDAVVVRLNFTGTMSDISHADLDLLNEAVEPARLAGADVKIGGITSMLLNQPEGGWQEGAGIVLAMVVLLLAFGSYLAAGLPILVSLCALAISYSVIHFLASMFEIAPTAPMVAAMLGIGAGIDYALFIVTRYRQQLAEGDDVETAVGRAMAYAGHAVVFAGGTVVFAICGLFLAGIAFVGRIGITTALAITVMVVAALTLLPAILGSLGERIDRYKLPRVRPDRSAQRWMRWGRHVDRHAWPYAIVATLVLLALSVPTLSLRFGVMADSMASPDMETRQAFDVVAEEFGAGHYSPFVVVAKVPGSGEERDETEREVPTVDGIQGLSGLTGPVVPRTEPPNEPSDTGSSDESSGRSSGEPALPKGMPDPNKKPDEKAVLVGQELQRVLSEAPGVVFADDPIVTGTTAIVRVTPRDAPHAETTTDLVHRLRNVEIQEVRAAHPGVDIYLGGENPAIIDLAETVGDRMLTVVVAVVSVALLLLIIAFRSIIVPLKAALMNLLSIGASFGVVTAVFQWGWGVHLLGVDQAIPIMSFVPLFMFALIFGLSMDYEVFLLSRIKEEYDRTGDPHGSVAIGIGATARLISCAALIMIFVFASFVPQPDPTIKMMALGLAVAVAVDATIVRLVLVPALMSLLGHANWWWPGRRRPTPLPPPPPKPTCEQLELELTR, from the coding sequence GTGCGCAGGCGGCGCGCGGTCTTCGAGCTGTGGGCCGTCGCGATCCTCGGCGCCTGCGTGCTCGGCTTCACGCATGGGGGCATGTTCGTCCAGCAGGCGTCGCTGCCCGGCACCGAGACCCAGAACGCCATCGACACGCTCGCCGAGGACTTCCCGGCGATGACCGGGCCGACCGCCACCGTCGTCTTCCACGAGACGCCCGAGGCCGAGCCCGCGGACTGGCGCGTCGCCCTCGCCATCGGTGAGGCGATCGACAACATCTCCAAGCTGGACCGCGTCGCGTTCGTCGAGAACCCCTACGTCCAGGGCATGGGCGGGTTGAAGTCGGACGACGCGGTCGTCGTCCGGCTGAACTTCACCGGCACGATGAGCGACATCTCGCACGCCGACCTCGACCTGCTGAACGAGGCGGTCGAGCCCGCGCGGCTGGCGGGCGCGGACGTGAAGATCGGCGGTATCACGTCGATGCTCCTGAACCAGCCGGAGGGCGGCTGGCAGGAGGGCGCCGGGATCGTCCTGGCCATGGTCGTGCTGCTGCTGGCGTTCGGGTCGTACCTCGCGGCGGGCCTCCCGATCCTGGTGTCGCTGTGCGCGCTGGCCATCTCCTATTCGGTGATCCATTTCCTGGCGTCGATGTTCGAGATCGCGCCGACCGCGCCGATGGTCGCGGCGATGCTGGGAATCGGCGCCGGGATCGACTACGCGCTGTTCATCGTCACCCGCTACCGTCAGCAGCTCGCCGAGGGCGACGACGTGGAGACGGCGGTCGGACGCGCGATGGCGTACGCCGGGCACGCCGTCGTCTTCGCCGGCGGCACCGTGGTGTTCGCGATCTGCGGGTTGTTCCTGGCCGGGATCGCGTTCGTCGGACGGATCGGGATCACCACCGCGCTCGCCATCACCGTCATGGTCGTCGCCGCGTTGACCCTGCTGCCCGCCATCCTGGGGTCGCTGGGGGAGCGCATCGACCGGTACAAGCTGCCGCGTGTCCGCCCGGACCGCAGCGCGCAGCGCTGGATGAGGTGGGGACGCCATGTCGACCGGCACGCCTGGCCGTACGCGATCGTCGCGACGCTCGTCCTGCTGGCGCTGTCGGTGCCCACGCTCAGCCTGCGGTTCGGGGTGATGGCCGACAGCATGGCGTCGCCGGACATGGAGACCCGGCAGGCGTTCGACGTCGTCGCGGAGGAGTTCGGCGCTGGGCACTACAGCCCGTTCGTGGTGGTCGCGAAGGTGCCGGGTTCCGGTGAGGAACGAGACGAGACCGAGAGGGAGGTGCCCACGGTCGACGGCATCCAGGGTCTCTCCGGCCTGACGGGGCCCGTGGTGCCGAGAACCGAACCGCCGAACGAGCCCTCCGACACGGGATCCTCGGACGAGTCGTCCGGCCGGTCTTCTGGGGAGCCGGCTCTCCCCAAGGGCATGCCCGACCCGAACAAGAAGCCCGACGAGAAGGCGGTCCTTGTCGGGCAGGAACTGCAGCGCGTCCTGTCCGAAGCGCCCGGCGTCGTGTTCGCCGACGACCCCATCGTGACCGGCACGACCGCGATCGTCCGGGTGACCCCGCGGGACGCGCCCCACGCCGAGACGACCACCGACCTCGTCCACCGGCTTCGCAACGTGGAGATCCAGGAGGTCCGGGCGGCGCACCCAGGCGTCGACATCTATCTCGGCGGCGAGAACCCCGCCATCATCGACCTCGCCGAGACCGTCGGGGACCGCATGCTCACCGTCGTCGTCGCGGTGGTGAGCGTCGCGCTGCTGCTCCTCATCATCGCCTTCCGGTCGATCATCGTGCCGCTGAAGGCGGCGCTGATGAACCTGCTGTCCATCGGAGCGTCGTTCGGCGTGGTCACGGCGGTCTTCCAGTGGGGCTGGGGCGTCCATCTGCTGGGCGTCGACCAGGCCATCCCGATCATGTCGTTCGTGCCGCTGTTCATGTTCGCCCTGATCTTCGGGCTGTCCATGGACTACGAGGTGTTCCTCCTGTCGCGGATCAAGGAGGAGTACGACCGGACGGGCGACCCGCACGGCTCCGTCGCCATCGGGATCGGCGCCACCGCCCGCCTCATCAGCTGCGCCGCCCTCATCATGATCTTCGTGTTCGCCAGCTTCGTCCCCCAGCCCGACCCGACGATCAAGATGATGGCCCTCGGCCTGGCGGTCGCGGTCGCGGTGGACGCCACGATCGTGCGGCTCGTCCTCGTCCCGGCGCTGATGAGCCTCCTGGGCCACGCCAACTGGTGGTGGCCCGGCCGGCGTCGTCCAACTCCCCTTCCGCCTCCGCCGCCGAAACCGACCTGCGAACAACTGGAGCTAGAACTGACCCGTTGA